The genomic interval GCATTAGCTGAAACGTGAATTTTTGTGCATAAGAACATATCACTAGTGAACAAAGTGCAATAATAGTCCCTTGCTGAATGCAGATTTTAAGACGATGAAGTCTACTTCCATGACTAAAGGTCTTCCATACAGATAGTGTCTGTTTTGTTGCTCAGTTATACCCTGAACACACTGAAGAAGGCCTTGTGCCCAAAAAGGCAtcttgtgttgtttctgtgagaCCAAAAACTAAGAAACTACACAAGTACCATCCACATTGtatatgcaatataaataattttggattcagcacattatatatattctttGTAACATGGACGATAGTCTGCTAATTATATGTTGTTTCTTCTTCAAGAACTACAGCTCTGTTTCACACAGATTAGACTCAAGAAATTACTCAATTAGGTTTGATTTTAAAGGTTAAACAGCACCTTTTGAAGTGTTCACAGAGAAGAGAAATTATATGGGGGGTATTTCATTAAGGactataacaaacaaaaccccaaagcCCCCCATATAGTATTGTCCACATTTCACAGATGGCCAGCAATGGATCACAGGGGAAGACATGCAAACAATCATGTACTTTAACAGTAGTCCTGTATTCTCCTGGTCACGTTTTACATTCCTCAAACAGGGCAATTCCATTGTTGGCTGTCTGGCTGCCATGTTTAACAACAGTCTCAGTAATAATTGCAATGTACTTTGAGATGAACAATAGGACTTTTAGTGGTAATAGATGTTTAAGCTGTTTTACAGGTTTATGGTGCTTTTGAAGGTCAGGGACATTTGGATGTATAAACCCAAAAGGCAGATCATACGAAATATAACCATAACTTTGTAACTGCTTTAAATATAAGCAGCAGTTTCCACAGCTGAAATGCCAAATACGTTTTCTCTTAGACTGGAAAATTTTAATGATCcatatataaaattgtttctCTCATATTGCATATTATGCACTGAGTAACTAGTTAAAGAACAATGGAATAATGGGTACCCATCCTGCTTGCAATATCAAGTCCAGAAGCACCTTTCACTTTTGCAGCCTAATAGTTAAAAATTAAGTAGTGTATACTGATATCAGATTTATTCATTGGTGAAGTAAATTAGAATCAGTaatgtaaacatacatacattactttagtactttaaaaatgtgctttttttcctcttacagTGTATTGCCCTATGAGCAGGGGCCTTGCTGTGCGCACGGCTTGTTTCTCTAGTAGCAGTAAGTCTAGTAACAAGTTTCGGCTACATTGTCGTTCATACTGCTGCGTGAAGGAAGAGATTAAGTCCTGCCGGTAGGTGGCAGTGCGCGCTTCGTTGACGAGAAGAAAAGCGATTCCTCGCGATATCCTTCCGTGAGTTCGTCAAACATGGCGTCCGAAGCGGACAGGGGCAGCGCAGTCGCTGAGGCAGAGCCCGGGGAAGGGTGAGTTTcagaggaaaacaaacattaaatattgTAACGACTAGAACATGTAACGTTTGCTCTTAGAGTTCAGGGCACATAATAGTTCAGCTCGTAGCTTCAGCGCCACTTTGAGTCTAACGGGTCGTAATGTGCTAGCTTTACTAGCTAACCTACAGTCCTCTGTTGGTGAACTTAACCACCGTAGCTGTGCAGAGTAGGAACGTAGCTAGTGCCATGGCCAAGGCCAGTATTGTGTGATTCATGTCACTGTTCGCTTCCTCGCCGTAGCTAATTAACGTTCACATTAGTGGCTCCAAGTTTGACTTTACAAGCGTTATCTCGCGCGTATTCGCAGAGATGCATCTTTTGGAGACCTAACTGGGAATATGGAAGCGGAGTCCTCCAACGGCAAGGAGGCTATGGTAGGTTTACCGAAAGCCTAAAGAAAACGCCAGCCACCGACCGTTAACAAGTATCGTGTCTCTGAAGCGTTTTGATGTTTTCCTGTTCGGGCTCTCAGGATGCGGCTCGCTCCGAGGCGGCGGACGCGCACGCGGGCTCGGGGGACGAGGAGAGCGGGCGACAGCTGGGACAGGTGGAGCTCCAGTGCGCGCTGTGCACGAAGTGGTTCACTGCTGACTCATTCGGCATCGACACTGCGTaagacacacacctctccctAGACGTCTGGTTCGCTGTTCGGAGTTTTGTACCAAATTTGCTGTTGTAGAACAGGTGTAAGGTAAGGAAAAGTAAACCAGTAAAACCCTTTCCCCCTTCTATTGCTTCCCCACAGAACTTGTCTACCTTTCATGACCAATTATGTGTTCCACTGCAATGTGTGTCATCACAGTGGCAATACATACTTTTTGAGGAAACAAGCAagtaagtgtgtttgttttggggtttgttaatgtttttaaagcCTGCATTCAGGCTTTGTGTGTCCACTGTGAACACCTGTGTTTCTCCTCAGACTTGAAGGAGATGTGCCTCACAGCTTTGGCCAATCTGACGTGGCGGTCCAAGAATCAAGAGGAGCACCCAAAGACCATGTTTTCTAAAGACAAGGTAAACCTTTAATAGATAAGGTgaataatatgttttttttgtagtgCTTTGGTCTTATAATATGATCTGTTTTTCAGGATATCATACCCTTCATTGATAAATACTGGGAGTGCATGACAACTCGTCAGAGACCAGGAAAGCTAACATGGCCAAATAACATAGTGAAGACGATGGTACACAGACGTAAAACTCATTTTCTCCTTGTGGCTTTTTTCTGGAACACTCATCCAGTCTTTGGGCTCCTTTCATGCGACGAgtgttttttgctgtgtttatagAGTAAAGAACGTGATGTATTCCTGGTGAAGGAACACCCTGACCCTGGCAGTAAGGATCCTGAAGAAGACTATCCAAAGTTCGGCCTCCTTGACGAGGTACCATTCCATGTTATTTCAGTTTGCATTCAAGCATTTTGGGTTTGTGCCTTTGAGATGTATTGTTCGTGGTCTGTTTAAGGACTTGGCCAACATTGGACCCTCGTATGACAGCCAAAAGCAAACTACCACTGTCACAACTACTGGCAGCCTTAATGGTGAGACCGATTTGAGCTTAATCTAATTCTAATGTTTGAATGAGCAATgtaaaaaagaatatttttgaattCATTTAATTGATGCCAATTTAACACCATGTCTTGTATGGGACCCTTGTGCACATGGCCTCATTAAACTGCTGGTGTTGTACTAAATGCCAAGAGGCGTCCCTTAACGGTTTTGCGTTATGTTTCAGGTGGATCAGCCTTTTCAGGTGAATATGTAGCCTAATGTGTGTGGCACTCGGACCGCCAGGctgctgttttgtgctttaaCCCTTTTGGCTCTCTGGCTTTGTTCTCGTGATTTGTAGCTTTGTGTTCTGCCCTGTCCTGCAGCTTCTTGTGTGGCTTGCTCCTGTTTGGGCACGTCGTCCTCGACGTCCGACCTGGCCTGGCCTGTCCACTAATACCTGCTTATTTGTGCTTGCTCTCGTTCTATCTGGTGcacaagcaaataaaatggAACTCTCTGTGCCTTTGGCATGAGAACTCATCAGAGTTCTGTCTATGGTTCCTTGAACAGAGCTTTGTGTCTAATGCTGTGGCTATTGGACGCAAAGCCCTCGTCAGACCACAGTGGTTTGTGGTAGCAGCTGGATGCTAAAACGACTACTACAGACTCAACTAACGAGTGTGTGTTCGGGTACTTTGTATGTTTAGTTTACTGTACAAGATTTGTGTTGTGGGTTTAAAATTCCTCAAAAGCAAGCTGCCTGGCACATTTGTCACAAGATGCTAAAGCTAATATAACTTTTGCCACCCTCTAAATTAACAGCGAGATGTTTTGGGGGAACTGGCTCCTGAGTTCGTAAGCAGCGATTTTAGTTTTCCCCTTGTTCACTCCCTTCCATATTGTTATACAGTTGAATAAAGTCCTCCGAGCCTTGTGTATTGCTCGACTGGTATAACAACAGCTAGCATAGTACTCTTTACCAGCATACTCAGTGCTTTTCTAGACAGTCTTTAGAAATGAATGCAAAGCGATGagctgggtgggtgtgtagcAAGAACTGTGTTTTATAACTACTGCGTCCCTCTGAAGGTGGTCTTCCCCCGCCGGGTACTGGGAAAGGCCGAGGGGCCAAAcgcaagcagcagcagcagcaagatGGGGCCACAGCGGGGACGGCCAAGAGGACGCGCAGGTACGGCCCCACCCAGGAGCCACTCAGCAGCCCTTGAACCGCCCGCGTCCCCAGCTCTGCTCTAACCACGACCCGCGTGTTTGCTTCTTCCCACCCAGCGACCCCCTGTTTTCCGCCCAGCGCCTGCCCCCCCATGGCTACCCCCTTGAGCACCCGTTCAACAAAGACGGCTACCGCTACTTCCTGGCCGAGCCAGACCCGCACGCGCCTGACCCAGACAAGCTGGAACTGGACTGTTGGGCGGGGAAGCCCATCCCCGGGGACCTGTACCGGGCATGCCTGTACGAAAAAGTGCTGCTAGCCTTGCACGACAGAGGTGTGCAGTGCCTTTTCTTTCGCAAGTTTCAAGATTCATCTCAAAGTTCATCTGTGACTGTTTATTGGTTTTGCATTAATTTAAGAGGATTTTATTGAGTCTCATCGAGACACGTGCTGCTGAGCCATGTCTAAAGTTGGCAAAGTAGagttgttatttttttgttaatccCACTGGTTGTTGTGAAGCTCCCCAGCTGAAGATCTCTGACGACCGCCTTACTGTGACGGGAGAGAAGGGGTACTCCATGGTGCGTGCGTCTCACGGCGTTCGAAAGGGCGCCTGGTATTTTGAGGTGTCCGTCGACGATATGCCTCCCGACACCGCCGCCCGGCTTGGCTGGTCCCAGCCGTTGGGTAAGCATCCAGCCCGGAACTGCACGAGTTATAATTGGGCGAGTTACCGGCAAACTCTTGCTAGTTTTGACATTTGAACATGAAGCACTCCTTGTAGTTGTAGTCAAATCACGATAGCCAATTTGTAATTGGAACGGCATGTGCTGAAACGTTGTAGGAAACCTACAAGCTCCTCTGGGATATGATAAGTTCAGCTATTCGTGGAGAAGCAAAAAGGGCACCCGCTTCCACCAGTCCATAGGGAAGCACTACTCAGAGGGCTATGGCCAGGGAGATGTCCTGGGCTTCTTCATCGAGCTTCCAGACAATACAGAAACGGCAAAGGCCTTGCCTGACACGAACAAGGACAAAGTAAACTTagtgttctattttttttaatttcttcattcATTGCATTGTACAGAATGTCTCTAAAATAAGATGAATGATAAATTAGAGACATGCCCTTTCTTCCCATTGCAGGCACTGATTAAATTCAAAAGTTACCTCTACTTCGAAGAGAAGGATTATGTGGACAAGGCAGAAAAGAGTTTAAAGACAGTTGGTGAGAGTCGAGTGAGTATCATGCAGGCCGTGTGCTTCTGCAATGCCATCTCTTAGCAATTGCATATATGAATGCGTAGTTTCTGTATTAATTTTTCTAGATGATTTTTTACAAGAATGGAGTGAATAAGGGTGTGGCTTTCGAGAACCTTTTTGAGGGCATGTATTTCCCTGCGATATCCCTCTACAAAAGCTGTACGGTATGCTCCTTACtttcagatgtttattaaaatgactaAGTTGATCGCATTTTCAGTGAGACTACACCATTGTGTAACTGCTGAAGATGGATTACAATTCCATCCATTTTCAGTCAGTATTTTTGAGCAAACACTAGATGTCACTATAATCACACACTTTTACATGCAGAAGTTCTTGCTTGGGTTACATGCTCTCTGGCTGTTTCCTTCCACAGGTATCTGTTAATTTTGGACCACATTTCAAATACCCTCCAAAGGACATCAAGTATCAGCCAGTGAGTACAGACCCATGAGTAAAGCTTTTGTAGAAATTGTGTTAATTAACTGGTCATCGCTGTGTTGGTTGGATGCCCTGAGTCTCggttctgttttctgtgtagaTGAGTGATATGGGCTGGGGTGCGGTGATTGAGCACACTCTGGCCGACATACTCTACCACGTGCAGGCAGGCGTGGACGGCCGCAGTCCTCAATGGGAAGGTTAGCTTCTCTTAGGCTGGCGTGACCCTGCGGGACTTGAAGCAGCACCGTAACATGATGCCAAATGGACAGCCCATGCACCTGTGCACAAATGCTTCACATCGACCAGGCTCAACATCACTGTACCATTTGTCACTCATGAAACTCACTCTGGTTGTTCTACTTGGTGCAATTGTCCTACATGAGAAAAATGAAAGCCTTGAATATTTTGATCTTACATGAGACCATAAGCAAGAGTAGACCAACTCTGGTCCAGAGATGCTCATTTCAGTTCCAGTACACCAGGCTGTAATATTCTTCTGAATTCCTTGGTTAATTGGGTCAGCTGTGATGGATTAGAGATGGAGCTGAACTCTGCTTTACAGGGAATTTCTGGGATTTGGACATGGCTGCCATAACCAAAACCCTAGAACTATATTGTGGATGGTTTAACCAGTTTGAGTACTGCTTAGCAAGACGTCCGTGTACTTAGAATCTAAATGTGATGTTTAACAGTTCATAGTGAGTGTTACAGTAAACTACgtaaaggtttttttctgtGCCATTGTCTTTACTCATGTAAGATTTTTTGGAGTAGGAGCAGAATTGGTATTGCAGTGTTTTCTAAGGCTTGTTGGTTTGACAATTTCAGTCGTACATTTACAACAGAATAACGAAGCTTTAAGTAAGTCACAGCTGCGGAAGTTACTTCACATTTCTGCGTTTCCTATCACGACCCTTAAACAGTCACCCGTGTAAAGTGAGTATGGCGGTCCACATACACAAGCTTCTTCATCATTGTGTACTTCAGGTTTATGAGCCGTCAAAGGTACACTCTAGTAATTTGGTTCGAAGCTCGTCGGGCCTGTGGTTTGAACTGGTTCTCCGCTCTGGCCCCTgaggcaggaaaaaaacaaaaacatttctgtagaGCCATCAGTTGGCTTGAATTCTCTTGACATATTTCAGTCACTGACAGAATACATTTCCATATTTAAAGATCcatgaaaaatataaagaatTCAATTTTTGCATGATACTAACCTAGACTTATATTAAAGCAGTTAGATATTTTcaactattaaaaacaaattggcTTATTAATAGCTAAGAATAGTCTTAGTCTGGTCCTCAGATTCCAGttcatttcaagtttcaagtttggtttgtcacatacatagtcatacacagtataacccgtagtgaaatggttggaAAATGGTTTCCAGTCTGCTGCAACAGACGTCCAACCGGCTACAGGCACACGTCTACTACTGATGAGAGTACTGAAGTTCTGGCACCACTTCAGACTCATTCACAGGTGCTGACAGAGCTGTAGCTTTTCTATCaggattaaaataaaacttggACATAATGCCTGTTTCGATATATTTAGAACGAACACGTGATTGTACAAGAGGTGGTCTTGGATGTCACTGGGAAGCTCTAATGAGTTGAGGCCCTGATTTATGCTCTTTCTCTAAGAGCTTAAATCAGTCTCTCTTTGTTGTCAGTACACTACATGTACAGTACAGATccacatgtacaaacattacTATAGACATTTCAGTTTGACACCACAGCTTAGAAGAACCATCAGAGAATCAAATGATGTATATTTGACTGAGTATGAGAatgcagagtgtgtgggaggagctTAGCCTTTCTGACAGGTAAGAGTAACATACTAATCTTTCCGCAACAGGACGGCCacatattttacaaaaaaatgtatctaATTTTAGAAAAGTATTCACACTATGTACGTACATTGTGGCGTGCTCTCGTGACTAACCTAATGCAGTATGTAGCACAAGGTGCACCAGTGGGACGGGTTGGATTTCCAGGGAGCACACGTGCCATACTGATAATTGTATGTAAGCTGTTCTGTATAAGAGTGTCtgtgaaatgctgaaaatgtaaagcaAAGGTTCCTTACTTGTTTTTTGAAGATTTTATTAATCAGCCTGTGTCTATAGGACTCTGGGTTCAGGCTCTTGTTGCGCTGTTCGAGACTTTGTCGAGGTTGAAACTCTCGGTCAAGGTCAGGCGTCCTTGTGCCTCTAGGACCGAATACATTCAGGTCCTTAAAGCATTCAGTCTCGATCATCTATGTGGAAAAGATCAGATGTAGGCCACTAGTCAGATAAGCAACGATGTTTAGGTTTTTAAGCATTAACCTTTGGGAACTTCCTGTCTTGTTCGTACCTCATTTTGCCAAGGGATGGCTATGCTCCCTGTGTTGAACTTAACATAGAAGTCATAGTCCACTTCATCGAGAATCACTCCTTTGACCATAGAGAACTGGTCAATGTCCAAAACATCTTGGCAATAAACAGCTCTTGGCTGCAGGGACAGCGACACAGAGTAAGTCCGCACAAGACTGGATGGATCAGTGGAGGAAGATAACACATCTATATTGCCGCTGTACACAATcggagaacttttttttttttttttccagaggcCCTGCACTGAAATAATCATGTTTTCATTCTACACATTCAGTTTGGAATTAAACCTTGCAAGCCCACTTTCActgcacttttgttttattattgttatttttagtttttattttaaataccatTTTTTTCACAGCTGTAGCCTGTATCAACTAGCTACTTACATCTGGCCTAAACGGGGGTGCCAACATTCCGGCTTCCATCAGCCTGAAGTTGATGCCCCTGAAGAACACGTGTGCTTTCACAGCTGATGCACCGCCACCTTGGCACCCCAGTCTCTCCTTTGGATTTTTGGCTAAAAGCTGAGTAAAGCACAGTCCACCACTTACACTTAACACCTTACAGAGATTGATATTAAGTTGTAATAACACTAATAacacttcttaaaaaaaaaaaaaaaaacacacggCTTAATCGCCTTACCCAGATGCCACAAATGTGAAGATAATACAGCAAGGAAAAGAAATCT from Electrophorus electricus isolate fEleEle1 chromosome 17, fEleEle1.pri, whole genome shotgun sequence carries:
- the ash2l gene encoding set1/Ash2 histone methyltransferase complex subunit ASH2; translated protein: MASEADRGSAVAEAEPGEGDASFGDLTGNMEAESSNGKEAMDAARSEAADAHAGSGDEESGRQLGQVELQCALCTKWFTADSFGIDTATCLPFMTNYVFHCNVCHHSGNTYFLRKQANLKEMCLTALANLTWRSKNQEEHPKTMFSKDKDIIPFIDKYWECMTTRQRPGKLTWPNNIVKTMSKERDVFLVKEHPDPGSKDPEEDYPKFGLLDEDLANIGPSYDSQKQTTTVTTTGSLNGGSAFSGGLPPPGTGKGRGAKRKQQQQQDGATAGTAKRTRSDPLFSAQRLPPHGYPLEHPFNKDGYRYFLAEPDPHAPDPDKLELDCWAGKPIPGDLYRACLYEKVLLALHDRAPQLKISDDRLTVTGEKGYSMVRASHGVRKGAWYFEVSVDDMPPDTAARLGWSQPLGNLQAPLGYDKFSYSWRSKKGTRFHQSIGKHYSEGYGQGDVLGFFIELPDNTETAKALPDTNKDKALIKFKSYLYFEEKDYVDKAEKSLKTVGESRMIFYKNGVNKGVAFENLFEGMYFPAISLYKSCTVSVNFGPHFKYPPKDIKYQPMSDMGWGAVIEHTLADILYHVQAGVDGRSPQWEG